The genome window AAAATATCCAAAGCACACATTCCGACGTATTCATGAAGCACCACATTATCTTTGTCCTTAAGGTCATTCAATATCCGCACCAGCGAGGAACTTTGCGCATcgaaaatttcaaggaattgCTCTAAAATCTTAAAATGAAACGCTGGGGTGATGATCTTCCGACGTTTGAACCATTTTTCTCCTGGAATTGTTAAGAAAAATCCCTTGTTAGAATACATACTAATTATACAGTGCAAAGTATGACTCACCTGAGCTGACCAACAGCCCCTCTTTCAACCACGGATCCAACACCTGATATTCTCCTGCCTTATCCATTAGTAGATTCGTCCCCAGGATCGTCTCGATGAAACTCGGGTCCGACACCAAAAGATTCAGTTCTGGACCGAGCCATATTCTGATAATATTCCCGTATTTCTTAACTATCTCTTCAAAGGTTAAGATATATTGCTCTGGTGGCTTTCCAAAAAACAAATGTGCATTACCAATGAATGGTAACGCTGGAGGACCCGGAAAACTTTGGGCAAGGATAAGTCTTCGAACAAATTTACGGAGAAGAAAATGCGTTAGGATCAGAGTTAAGAAAATTATTCCGAATTCAACCAACATTTTGTTGATACTGAAGATCCGCACAAGCGAAGTAAGATTTTACAGCACATTTTCGGTTATTTCAGGAGCAAAAAAAGTAATTGCTCAGTCGAAAGTTCTTGAGTTATCGCCTTtgattttatataaataattcTTAGAGTGTGTTCAATATGGCGTCTGTCATGAACTTGAACTTTATAACTTAATTTTACGTTAGAAAACTTGTATTCATACGCATCAACCGTTGATAAGAAATCAGTCACGCTTTCCCTGAAATGTTTCCTAAAGATGAAGAAGGCGTGCTTCTTGCCGAAATTGTTAGTAACTTTGCCTGCAGATAGCCGAGGTCAACGAATTTTTGGGGGAGTCGGTAAGATTATTTTTGACGCATTAAACAATTGTAAATAAGATTGTTTTTTCTAAaactttccaaataaaattcaataattACTGTTGTTGTCTTCACAGATTTGTCGAAGTTGAATTTTATGAGTTCGTGATTAAATTATGAAATGATTGATACCGTCGGGGTTAGAAATGAGTATTGTTGATATCTCCAATGGTGGGGTATGAAAATCACAAATTAATTTACCGGGGTTCACAGAAACCCGTCTCCTGTCAGCCGGATAGTCGCCTCTGTGTGCTATCAAACGTCTTTTCGAAGCTCACTGCTCCTGTAGGCCGCATAGTTTAAAGGGGTCCTTTGAGGCGGTACAGATTTTTGTCTTAGATATTATCTCGCCTAGGTCCACACACTAGATGTAAATATCGCACTTTTGTGCACAGACTCCGGCATTCTTCCTCTGCGCGGAAAATTCTCCGACGTGTGATCTGTTTTTGGTTTTTCCAGATACTGTTGGCATTTCATCTTAAGTTCTTTACGTTGAGATCGGCcttaattttttaaagttttgttgaaaacggggatcgtcctccctgcaccggagaaggtgctaataggaccccaagccaaggtggaacagcatacgccgagggctgcgtggccaatggggagcttggtctttagtatgcgaactctgaataccttgggcacgttcagtttcaaataagacccttaccctggtggccgggccagccagagtggacattcttcccggactactcgtgggaccaagacatggactcaattaacaaaaaaactaaaacgacgatagaagaggaggcgatgatgtcaggcgcatcatcggaggacgagctactggcctccagccaggagacagtggtcgtcgagagcagtacactcggtgccaaccgtagcaccgttgtgctgaaaccaaccgcagggacctcccggagcgaggcgtcagacggactagtggcttccagcctggaacccactgccgtcaggctgagTGTAGccagtaccagacatagtactcctgacccgaagccctcagcgtcgggggatccctcgaaagcgaaaaccgacaagaacgtcggtcgccggaaaccggctaagaagcgaaggtccacgggtgtcctgctcaagagccagtaccagaaggccatgcatattctcggcaagattgccaagaataagcaggctggtactgtcgacgagcgggatgaaaaagacctcgctaaataccaggcgattgttgatgaatacaacagcaaacgccgggctgacgagcagaaggcgaagcccatcgctctaaaacgcaaccgatctcaagacgaggtcgaacaagataagaagcggagcagtgtgggcaagagcgcagacgccaagcaacatacggaggaaattgtacagcaaccgtcagccggcgggccacgtactgcgaagcccttcagcgacgtggccaggagtcacttacgtgtggcgctggcggatggtaattttgctagcggcaaactaacgttggaggtgtggaccagtgttgaggctaggctgtcgggcatggtctatgaacatctcgtggagaccggaggcaaacacccgggactcactccccactttgattcatctcaggtggtccgtgggttccacgtaatagcttgcatggaccaattctctaaggactttctcggctcgtgtgtcgctaagatcagcgacgcctgggagggcgttaagctcaagattatcccttacgacgagattcccaggagaccggtcgctcgcatctggttgccgaagatccgcatggagaaggacaagctcgtccatttcctgcgccttcacaaccccgggattcccatggacgactgggttgttataaaggaagAGGAACCtcataaacagccagcccgtactactccgcataaagaaggagtgcctggaggcactgaaaaaggctgattataaagtgtggttcggagtcaggaatgccaaagtaaaagtattccgctctgcaaaaccggacgacgaccttgacccaatcgacgccgccaacgagctgttggaggagatgacgatcgacggtccgacgggggctgacaaaccccccacgcaagcagatcatgctgagggtaacgcagataaatctgcagcactcgaagtgtgcctcggctaatctgctcgtcttcctcttagaggaagacatcgacatcgcattaatacaggagccctgggtcggaagcgaccgaaccatcaaagggctccaaagcaaatattttaatttattccacagcacaggagacgctgatcaggctaaacctagagcatgtattcttgcgaagaagagtctgcacgttttcctgtgcccggacctgagttccagtgacctagttgtggtcaagctggagcaggtgggggcagagaacgtttatatttcctcggcgtacatggctcacgaccgatcagttccgccagaagaactacaacatctgacgaacaccataacagcaaagaaagccaacctgctgataggctgcgacgcaaatgcaaggcatacgctttggggcagcttcgaaatcaacgaaagaggtgttgcagcgtgcagtgccgtcagactacgtgagtccggatgctgggcagcgaagtcctacggccacagcaacattctagatgaaatacctcgagaaatctgggcatcccccacggactatgtcactcgcaagctgaacttcacgagaaactttgctgtggaccttccaaccagggcaaagtggaagaccggcggcgtgttgcaagactatgacacggtattctttacggacggatcaaagatggcctatggagtcggcgcgggggttttctcgaatacacacagtgtatccaagtcgtatggtctcccaggtttcaccagtgtattccaggcggaagtactggcgatattggaggtctgtcgatggctggagcgtgattcgagccccaagagtaacatagccattctgaccgacagccaagcggccatcaaggccttgtactcaacgacgacatcttcccggctggtggggcagtgcagagacacgctcaatcatctgggcggcacgctcaagatcactctcctctgggttcccgggcataggaacatagaggggaatgagcgggctgacagattggccaggcaaggctctgctcttggcagtccctcggggaatacagtcggtgttccgctggcggctgtcgggggccgagtctactcgcactacctagcagccgcgggcctgagatggcgaaggcttacaagctgtgccaaatcaaggagaatttggcccgcttataacatagcccgatcacgagagctactTCGAATCGAATTGAATACCGGGTATATTCCTCGTGTATatactacgagctatatataaatggaaccatcgtgtattCAAATTTTCTGACACAAAAAtcgtttatacctgaagcgtcgagcttccggtttccgacttgtttgaacttTAATAGCGGAAACATGTCGACGAGATAACGAAGTTTCAGCTCTACAAGTCACCTCAGTTCTGATTTTGTTAGGCCGTTTAGACTGTGGCCCTTAATTGTTCCATGACAGATAGGCTTCTTTTCGCCTttggcattaaagtcaccgagaGCTAGGTTATTTGAAGACTGCACCAAACACCATGCAAGTTTTAGCAACCCACCCTGAGGCAGATCTTTATACCCTTCTATGATACTTTGGAGTGTAATAAATTCACATAAAGAACACGACTTCCAcctattaaaattttattaataataggaaCTCCGCCGTGGCCGATCCcaaacccggttgtgaaaggaggagggatagataacTTCAGTCTGTATAGCTGTACAACACTGCAGCATCTCAGTCAgttgtagtcttgcagattactcaccgaggaagctatcaccacagccggcagttaggtataaaatgcaaatccgaaaaatgaggagaaggagcaACTTAAAGTCTGGTGCGGATAATCGGCAAGAGTCGTCTGACCTAATGGCTGGGTCGGACTCTCGTAGtggacagcatggcgtcgaaacTGCTAATCGTCGTACGGTTGACCCGGAGCATTGTTGCgcttgctgcagctgtttcgtcacaatctgtggagtaagcagcggatgaagtggacgaaATAACGATGGGGGCAGGTACAACCTCTTACCGCCCTTTGTTGCactagagattcgtcgagcgtttcctgcAATATGCgcaccgcttcattactcgcagccaCACAATCCCgccatcatcagggaacgtATTCGGCTGGAGGTCATCGCGAAAACTGGTGATCAAAAGTCGATGGGAGCAGAGCCGTGGCATCAATAACACGACGTCGCACTACAGGGGACAATTTTAGTCCTTGCCGAAACACATTTCATCACCATTCGGCTGAAGTCTCCGTTaagattcgggacgaattccaaagagtgtgtatagatttctcggaaatggagTTTTTGCATAGACTATGTGTTCCTGGCTTCCTGGgagaattctatcttaaatcaatgatgagattgcatctcgactgcgTGCTGATATATCGCTTCTGCAACTTCAATCACTTGtgaattgtggtgcagttgcgggtGTCAGATTGCATGAttagaagattcgcttttgcgctatcatggaaaattcgtctggaacatcggtGGAGCTCGCTAAAGCACGACATTGTTAGGATGATCCAAAAGGACCCTCGCAAtgatgacagacaggcagagaaTAAAGTCTAGAGAGTTTATTGGAACTATGTCATCCCTCGTAAGacatccgtagttgaaattccggaagcagaaactttctgtcacagTTGTGACGGTATGCCGAAAGTCCCTCCAGATGTGCAATATATGCGAGGAGTCAgcagagttttttcagatctctcaaatTCTACTAGAGCGTCtatacagtacagttttcggtgacggaagcggaataatatttgggtggactttgggTTTTACCCaaccggggtgaaaattaagtGAAAGTGAAGTTAAAGTTATGCGTGTCTGGGCTAAAATTTACTCGGGCCCCTCTAATATCCCttttttctttagaaatttctaGTCCCCTAAAAAAGTTCGGGCCcgggaggattcttccctttccATCTCTTCCCGCCTGGCCTGgctaaggcttttgacagcgtcccaCATACCTGACTACATCTGTATCGAAATTCCGAAATTAACAGTTTTTGGCGCGTTCATTGAATGGTGGTATACCACCTTTTTAGTGAATTA of Hermetia illucens chromosome 4, iHerIll2.2.curated.20191125, whole genome shotgun sequence contains these proteins:
- the LOC119653417 gene encoding cytochrome P450 4d1-like, which gives rise to MLVEFGIIFLTLILTHFLLRKFVRRLILAQSFPGPPALPFIGNAHLFFGKPPEQYILTFEEIVKKYGNIIRIWLGPELNLLVSDPSFIETILGTNLLMDKAGEYQVLDPWLKEGLLVSSGEKWFKRRKIITPAFHFKILEQFLEIFDAQSSSLVRILNDLKDKDNVVLHEYVGMCALDILCDIGLKKVVSVNTLFKGNYYQILHFSYVNLCIEVVCKIGGC